A genomic region of Streptomyces sp. R33 contains the following coding sequences:
- a CDS encoding multidrug efflux SMR transporter, with translation MPYALLAAAIAAEVAGTTAMKFSEGFTRLWPTLVTVVGYLVAFALLAQTLKSMSVGTAYAIWAGVGTAAIAAIGMVFMGEAATAAKIAGIALIIGGVVLLNLGGAH, from the coding sequence ATGCCCTACGCACTGCTTGCCGCGGCCATCGCCGCCGAGGTGGCCGGGACCACCGCAATGAAGTTCAGCGAGGGCTTCACGAGGCTGTGGCCGACGCTGGTGACGGTGGTGGGGTACCTGGTGGCCTTCGCGCTGCTCGCGCAGACGCTGAAGTCGATGTCGGTGGGCACCGCGTACGCGATCTGGGCCGGGGTCGGCACGGCCGCCATCGCCGCGATCGGGATGGTGTTCATGGGGGAGGCCGCCACCGCCGCGAAGATCGCCGGGATCGCACTGATCATCGGCGGCGTGGTGCTGCTGAACCTGGGCGGGGCGCACTGA
- a CDS encoding TetR/AcrR family transcriptional regulator → MAPAGAGGRRYDPDRRQRIIDAAIRVVGAQGIAGLSHRSVAAEADVPLGSTTYHFKTLDDLLVAALRQANAGFVPVPDADDPDLAGALARLLGEFLTADRPRAELEYELYLEALRRPALRPVAAEWTESVTAALTRRVDPPTARALVAVMDGISLQVLLTDTEYDEPYVRDILARILSSGPAGV, encoded by the coding sequence ATGGCCCCCGCGGGTGCCGGCGGGCGCAGGTACGACCCGGACCGGCGGCAGCGGATCATCGACGCGGCGATCCGGGTGGTGGGCGCCCAGGGCATCGCAGGGCTGAGCCACCGCAGCGTGGCGGCGGAGGCGGATGTTCCGCTGGGCTCGACCACGTACCACTTCAAGACGCTGGACGACCTGCTGGTCGCGGCGCTGCGCCAGGCGAACGCAGGCTTCGTACCGGTGCCGGACGCCGATGACCCGGATCTGGCGGGGGCGCTCGCGCGGCTGCTGGGGGAGTTCCTGACGGCGGACCGGCCGCGGGCGGAGCTGGAGTACGAGCTGTACCTGGAGGCACTGCGCCGCCCGGCGCTGCGCCCGGTGGCGGCGGAGTGGACGGAGTCGGTCACGGCGGCCCTGACCCGCCGCGTGGACCCGCCAACGGCCCGGGCCCTGGTGGCGGTGATGGACGGCATCAGCCTCCAGGTCCTGCTGACGGACACGGAGTACGACGAGCCGTACGTACGGGACATCCTGGCGCGCATCCTGAGCTCCGGTCCGGCCGGCGTTTGA
- a CDS encoding winged helix-turn-helix transcriptional regulator — MAQRTHLDDADCAIAQALDVVGDWWTLLIVRDAARGVHRFDAFQRELGMSRKVLAERLKLLVEAGVLTREPYQERPVRHEYRLTPRGRGLLPVLVALQDWGDAWVLGEGEMTATTEEFSREAERVHALRGTRLPELALPDRFGEVRDPVADTPFTVLYCFPGAYARAESYPPGWAGIPGAKGCTLESCTYRDQLAEFTAAGATVHGVSTQRPDEQREFAEAEGLRFALLSDAELSLTAALRLPTFRAAGVSRLKRLTLVVDRGRVVREVFYPVRDIEGSVAAALAAVRAAG; from the coding sequence ATGGCCCAGCGCACACACCTCGACGACGCGGACTGCGCCATCGCCCAGGCCCTCGACGTGGTGGGCGACTGGTGGACGCTGCTGATCGTGCGCGACGCCGCGCGCGGCGTGCACCGCTTCGACGCGTTCCAGCGCGAGCTGGGGATGTCCCGCAAGGTCCTCGCCGAGCGGCTGAAGCTGCTGGTCGAAGCCGGGGTGCTGACGCGCGAGCCGTACCAGGAACGCCCGGTGCGGCACGAATACCGGCTGACCCCGCGCGGGCGGGGGCTGCTGCCTGTCCTGGTGGCCCTCCAGGACTGGGGAGACGCCTGGGTCCTGGGAGAGGGAGAGATGACGGCGACGACGGAGGAGTTCTCGCGGGAGGCGGAACGGGTGCATGCGCTGCGCGGCACGCGACTGCCGGAGCTGGCGCTGCCGGACCGGTTCGGGGAGGTCCGGGATCCGGTGGCGGACACGCCGTTCACGGTCCTGTACTGCTTCCCCGGCGCGTATGCGCGGGCCGAGTCCTACCCGCCGGGTTGGGCGGGGATCCCGGGGGCGAAGGGCTGCACGCTGGAGTCGTGCACGTACCGGGACCAGCTGGCGGAGTTCACTGCGGCGGGGGCGACGGTCCACGGGGTGTCGACCCAGCGGCCCGATGAGCAGCGGGAGTTCGCGGAGGCGGAGGGGCTGCGGTTTGCGCTGCTCTCGGATGCGGAGCTTTCGCTGACGGCGGCGTTGCGGTTGCCGACGTTCCGGGCGGCGGGGGTGAGCCGGCTGAAGCGGTTGACGCTGGTGGTGGATCGGGGGCGGGTGGTGCGGGAGGTGTTCTATCCCGTTCGGGACATCGAGGGCAGCGTTGCTGCGGCGTTGGCCGCGGTGCGGGCTGCCGGGTAG
- a CDS encoding MFS transporter: MQGFKDVPRAVWLLAAGVFVNAVVSFTFVFVFLYLTGPRGLGAAQAGLVTGVGGVGLVAGNFTGGWYGDRFGHRRVLLAASTAGGLALMSFPLLPTAGLYAALPLAQYASGVVRAANSALVAVTVPEGARRQAFAVVRCVSNGGFTLGPPLGALIATGLSYDWLFVCDGLGTLFFALWTARVVPAHGASRNAAAAPDGGRGRGLWTELRARPAVLVLLGAILVTDLVYRQQYGTFPVFLADHGQGTRAFGLVIALNGAVILLLELPAAVALRARPPLPVIGTGLVLVGAGYAALLPGVGVASAVAMMVLLSLGEILYKTTATAYVADQAPEHAIGRFQSLYAGVSVSGVVLGPPLGGALYAAAPGLLWPLCAALAAGAGGAVLWVSARQRRHAGRPAHETGSQPQAVAG; encoded by the coding sequence GTGCAAGGCTTCAAGGACGTGCCGAGAGCGGTGTGGCTGCTGGCGGCGGGCGTGTTCGTCAACGCCGTCGTCAGCTTCACCTTCGTCTTCGTCTTCCTGTACCTGACCGGCCCGCGCGGCCTCGGGGCCGCCCAGGCGGGCCTGGTCACCGGCGTCGGCGGCGTCGGCCTCGTCGCCGGGAACTTCACCGGCGGCTGGTACGGGGACCGCTTCGGCCACCGCCGGGTGCTGCTCGCCGCCTCCACCGCCGGCGGCCTCGCCCTGATGTCCTTCCCGCTCCTGCCCACCGCCGGGCTCTACGCGGCCCTGCCGCTGGCCCAGTACGCCTCCGGCGTGGTCCGGGCCGCGAACTCCGCGCTGGTCGCCGTCACCGTCCCCGAGGGGGCCCGCCGGCAGGCCTTCGCCGTGGTCCGCTGCGTCTCCAACGGCGGCTTCACCCTCGGCCCGCCCCTCGGAGCCCTGATCGCGACCGGACTCTCGTACGACTGGCTCTTCGTCTGCGACGGCCTCGGGACCCTGTTCTTCGCCCTCTGGACCGCGCGGGTCGTCCCCGCCCACGGGGCCTCCCGCAATGCCGCCGCGGCCCCGGACGGGGGTCGGGGCCGCGGCTTGTGGACGGAGCTGCGCGCCCGGCCCGCCGTACTCGTCCTCCTCGGCGCGATCCTGGTGACCGACCTCGTCTACCGCCAGCAGTACGGCACGTTCCCCGTGTTCCTCGCCGACCACGGGCAGGGCACCCGGGCCTTCGGCCTCGTGATCGCCCTCAACGGCGCGGTCATCCTGCTGCTGGAGCTCCCGGCCGCCGTCGCGCTGCGCGCCCGGCCGCCGCTCCCGGTCATCGGCACCGGCCTGGTGCTGGTCGGGGCCGGGTACGCGGCGCTGCTGCCCGGGGTGGGGGTCGCGAGCGCCGTGGCGATGATGGTGCTGCTGAGCCTCGGCGAGATCCTGTACAAGACCACCGCCACCGCGTACGTCGCCGACCAGGCGCCCGAGCACGCCATCGGGCGGTTCCAGAGCCTCTACGCAGGGGTCTCGGTCAGCGGTGTCGTCCTCGGGCCGCCGCTGGGCGGAGCCCTGTACGCGGCCGCGCCCGGGCTGCTGTGGCCGCTGTGTGCGGCGCTGGCGGCGGGCGCGGGCGGGGCGGTCCTGTGGGTGTCGGCGCGGCAGCGGCGACACGCGGGCCGACCGGCACATGAGACCGGTTCGCAACCGCAGGCCGTCGCCGGTTAG
- the dapD gene encoding 2,3,4,5-tetrahydropyridine-2,6-dicarboxylate N-succinyltransferase yields the protein MTATRTTGAVAAGLATIASDGTVLDTWFPAPELVAEPGPAGTERLTADQAVELLGAAAAKAIRLDAVRDVEVVAVRTVISSLEDKPLDAHDAYLRLHLLSHRLVKPHGQSLDGVFGLLANVAWTSLGPVAVDQVEAVRLNARAEGLYLQVTSIDKFPRMTDYVAPKGVRIADADRVRLGAHLAEGTTVMHEGFVNFNAGTLGTSMIEGRISAGVVVGDGSDIGGGASTMGTLSGGGKQIISIGERCLIGAEAGVGIALGDECIVEAGLYVTAGTRVTLPDGQIVKALELSGASNILFRRNSVTGTVEARPNNAVWGGLNEVLHSHN from the coding sequence ATGACTGCTACGCGTACCACCGGCGCCGTCGCCGCCGGACTTGCCACCATCGCCTCCGACGGCACCGTCCTCGACACCTGGTTCCCCGCCCCCGAGCTGGTCGCCGAGCCCGGCCCGGCCGGCACCGAGCGCCTCACCGCCGACCAGGCCGTGGAGCTGCTGGGCGCCGCCGCGGCCAAGGCGATCCGTCTGGACGCGGTCCGCGACGTCGAGGTCGTAGCCGTCCGCACCGTGATCTCCTCCCTCGAGGACAAGCCGCTGGACGCGCACGACGCGTACCTGCGCCTGCACCTGCTCAGCCACCGCCTGGTCAAGCCGCACGGCCAGAGCCTGGACGGCGTCTTCGGACTGCTGGCCAACGTCGCCTGGACCTCGCTGGGCCCGGTCGCCGTGGACCAGGTGGAGGCCGTACGGCTGAACGCGCGCGCCGAGGGCCTGTACCTCCAGGTCACCTCGATCGACAAGTTCCCGCGGATGACGGACTACGTCGCCCCCAAGGGCGTGCGCATCGCCGACGCGGACCGGGTCCGCCTGGGCGCGCACCTCGCCGAGGGCACCACCGTCATGCACGAGGGCTTCGTCAACTTCAACGCCGGCACCCTCGGCACCTCCATGATCGAGGGCCGCATCTCGGCGGGCGTCGTGGTCGGCGACGGCTCCGACATCGGCGGCGGCGCGTCCACGATGGGCACCCTCTCGGGCGGCGGCAAGCAGATCATCTCGATCGGCGAGCGCTGCCTGATCGGCGCCGAGGCGGGCGTCGGCATCGCGCTGGGCGACGAGTGCATCGTCGAGGCCGGCCTGTACGTGACCGCGGGCACCCGCGTCACCCTCCCGGACGGCCAGATCGTCAAGGCCCTGGAGCTCTCGGGCGCCAGCAACATCCTCTTCCGCCGCAACTCGGTCACCGGCACGGTCGAGGCCCGCCCGAACAACGCGGTCTGGGGCGGCCTGAACGAGGTCCTCCACAGCCACAACTGA
- a CDS encoding GNAT family N-acetyltransferase, whose protein sequence is MIFRTATREDLPAVLALLADAGEEERAEVTEAHERAFAAIEADARNEMLVLCEGGTGTVLGCLQLTYVPGLGQGGRERALLEAVRIRADRRGGGLGAELMRRAVARARERGCGLVQLTSNKQRSDAHRFYERLGFARSHEGFKLRLAD, encoded by the coding sequence ATGATCTTCCGTACTGCCACCCGTGAGGACCTGCCCGCCGTACTGGCCCTGCTGGCGGACGCCGGCGAGGAGGAGCGGGCCGAGGTCACCGAGGCGCACGAGCGGGCGTTCGCCGCGATCGAGGCGGACGCCCGCAACGAGATGCTGGTCCTGTGCGAGGGCGGGACGGGGACGGTGCTCGGCTGCCTCCAGCTGACGTACGTCCCGGGCCTCGGCCAGGGCGGGCGGGAGCGGGCGCTCCTCGAGGCGGTACGGATCCGCGCGGACCGGCGCGGCGGGGGGCTGGGCGCGGAGCTCATGCGACGGGCGGTGGCGCGGGCGCGCGAGCGCGGCTGCGGCCTGGTCCAGCTGACCAGCAACAAGCAGCGGTCGGACGCCCACCGCTTCTACGAGCGGCTGGGCTTCGCGCGCAGCCACGAGGGCTTCAAGCTGCGCCTGGCGGACTGA